A region from the Anomalospiza imberbis isolate Cuckoo-Finch-1a 21T00152 chromosome 23, ASM3175350v1, whole genome shotgun sequence genome encodes:
- the KIF1B gene encoding kinesin-like protein KIF1B isoform X10 has translation MSGASVKVAVRVRPFNSRETSKESKCIIQMQGNSTSIINPKNPKEAPKSFSFDYSYWSHTSPEDPCFASQSRVYNDIGKEMLLHAFEGYNVCIFAYGQTGAGKSYTMMGKQEESQAGIIPQLCEELFEKINDNSNEEMSYSVEVSYMEIYCERVRDLLNPKNKGNLRVREHPLLGPYVEDLSKLAVTSYTDIADLMDAGNKARTVAATNMNETSSRSHAVFTIVFTQKKHDTETDLSTEKVSKISLVDLAGSERADSTGAKGTRLKEGANINKSLTTLGKVISALAEVSKKKKKTDFIPYRDSVLTWLLRENLGGNSRTAMVAALSPADINYDETLSTLRYADRAKQIKCNAVINEDPNAKLVRELKEEVTRLKDLLRAQGLGDIIDTSMGSLTASPSSCSLSSQVGLTSVSSIQERIMSTPGGEEAIERLKESEKIIAELNETWEEKLRKTEAIRMEREALLAEMGVAIREDGGTLGVFSPKKTPHLVNLNEDPLMSECLLYYIKDGITRVGQADAERRQDIVLSGAHIKEEHCVFRSERNNNGEVIVTLEPCERSETYVNGKRVVQPVQLRSGNRIIMGKNHVFRFNHPEQARAEREKTPSAETPSEPVDWTFAQRELLEKQGIDMKQEMEKRLQEMEILYKKEKEEADLLLEQQRLDADSDSGDDSDKRSCEESWRLITSLREKLPPSKLQTIVKKCGLPSSGKKREPIKMYQIPQRRRLSKDSKWVTISDLKIQAVKEICYEVALNDFRHSRQEIEALAIVKMKELCAMYGKKDPNERESWRAVARDVWDTVGVGDEKIEDVMANGKGITDVDDLKVHIDKLEDILQEVKKQNNMKDEEIKVLRNKMLKMEKVLPLIGSPDKAQSTVANAKSANSASAVDVDKKPTDEAKRSENDDLAKEERVSQLMAGDPAFRRGRLRWMRQEQIRFKNLQQQEIAKQLRRQNMPHRFIPPENRKPRFPFKSNPKHRNSWSPGTHIIITEDEVIEVRIPKEDDKNKDEGKEKESKAASKDPQQLWNLYGPQRSQDNIQINRQQLGTPPQPGSQQQPQPRWRSNSLTSGSQKGLRRQASGSSEALHSPAGPPGAEPQGFQQKRHLHQHRQPYGGHGAEGGGRGAEGGGPKQAERPGQHGPFATPPRMRRQFSAPNLKAGRETAV, from the exons ATGTCGGGGGCTTCAGTGAAGGTGGCTGTTCGGGTCCGGCCTTTCAACTCCCGAGAAACCAGCAAGGAGTCCAAATGTATCATCCAGATGCAAGGCAATTCAACCA GTATTATCAACCCAAAGAATCCCAAGGAAGCACCAAAGTCCTTCAGCTTTGATTACTCTTATTGGTCACACACATCG CCTGAAGATCCCTGCTTTGCATCTCAGAGCCGTGTGTACAATGATATTGGGAAGGAGATGCTCCTGCACGCCTTTGAGGGCTACAACGTGTGCATCTTTGCCTATGGCCAGACTGGAGCTGGGAAATCCTACACCATGATGGGCAAGCAGGAGGAGAGCCAAGCAGGCATCATTCCCCAG CTATGTGAAGAGCTGTTTGAGAAAATCAATGACAACAGCAATGAGGAAATGTCATATTCTGTAGAG GTGAGTTACATGGAGATTTACTGTGAGAGAGTCAGAGACTTGTTGAACCCGAAGAACAAAGGGAATTTGCGGGTGCGAGAACATCCTCTCCTTGGACCCTACGTGGAAGATCTGTCCAAGTTAGCAGTCACATCTTACACAGACATTGCAGACCTCATGGATGCTGGGAACAAAGCCAG GACTGTGGCAGCCACCAACATGAATGAAACCAGCAGCCGCTCTCATGCAGTGTTTACAATTGTGTTTACTCAGAAGAAACACGACACAGAAACTGACCTTTCCACAGAGAAG GTCAGCAAGATCAGCCTCGTGGATCTGGCTGGGAGTGAGCGAGCTGACTCCACCGGTGCCAAAGGGACCCGGTTGAAG GAAGGAGCAAATATAAACAAGTCTCTCACAACGCTGGGCAAAGTTATTTCAGCATTGGCTGAAGTG agcaaaaagaagaagaagacagACTTTATACCCTACAGGGATTCTGTACTAACGTGGCTTCTTCGAGAAAATCTAG GTGGGAACTCCAGAACTGCAATGGTCGCTGCTCTCAGTCCAGCAGACATAAACTACGATGAAACTTTGAGCACTTTAAG ATATGCTGATCGTGCAAAGCAGATTAAATGCAATGCTGTTATCAATGAAGATCCCAATGCCAAGCTGGTGCGGGAGCTGAAGGAGGAGGTGACAAGGCTCAAGGATCTCCTGCGTGCCCAAGGGCTGGGAGATATTATTGACA CCTCCATGGGGTCCCTCACTGCATCTCCATCCTCCTGCTCTCTCAGTAGTCAGGTGGGCTTAACATCTGTGTCCAGTATACAGGAAAGAATCATGTCAACACCTGGAGGAGAAGAGGCCATTGAACGTTTGAAG GAGTCTGAGAAGATCATTGCAGAGCTGAATGAAACATGGGAAGAGAAGCTGAGGAAAACAGAGGCCATTAGGATGGAAAG gGAGGCATTGTTGGCAGAGATGGGCGTTGCCATTCGGGAAGATGGAGGAACACTGGGAGTCTTCTCACCCAAAAAG ACTCCTCACCTTGTAAACCTTAATGAAGATCCACTCATGTCTGAATGTCTGCTGTACTACATCAAGGATGGCATTACAAG GGTGGGCCAGGCTGACGCGGAGCGGCGCCAGGACATCGTGCTGAGCGGGGCTCACATCAAGGAGGAGCACTGCGTCTTCCGCAGCGAGAGGAACAACAACGGCGAAG TTATTGTTACTTTGGAGCCTTGTGAGCGATCAGAAACCTACGTGAATGGCAAGAGGGTTGTGCAGCCTGTGCAGTTGCGCTCAG GAAATCGGATCATCATGGGTAAAAATCATGTCTTCAGATTTAACCACCCGGAGCAAGCACgagcagaaagagagaaaacaccATCAGCTGAGACTCCCTCAGAGCCAGTTGACTGGACATTTGCTCAGAGGGAGCTTCTGGAGAAGCAGGGCATTGACATGAAGCAAGAGATGGAGAAAAG ATTACAAGAAATGGAGATCTTGTAtaagaaagagaaggaggaagCCGATCTCTTGTTGGAGCAGCAAAGACTG gATGCAGACTCTGATAGTGGGGATGATTCGGACAAGAGATCGTGTGAGGAGAGTTGGAGACTGATCACTTCCCTGAGAGAGAAGCTGCCCCCCAGCAAGCTCCAAACCATTGTAAAAAAGTGTGGCCTCCCCAGCAGTGGGAAGAAACGAGAACCTATTAAAATGTACCAGATACCCCAACGCCGACGCCTTAGCAAAGACTCCAAATGGGTCACCATCTCAGACCTAAAGATTCAGGCTGTGAAGGAGATATGCTATGAGGTAGCACTCAATGACTTCAGGCACAGTAGGCAGGAGATTGAGGCTCTGGCCATTGTTAAAATGAAAGAGCTTTGTGCCATGTATGGGAAAAAAGACCCAAACGAGCGTGAATCATGGCGAGCTGTCGCTCGGGATGTCTGGGATACAGTAGGAGTTGGAGATGAAAAGATCGAAGATGTAATGGCCAATGGTAAAGGAATAACTGATGTGGATGACCTAAAGGTGCACATAGACAAATTGGAAGATATTCTGCAAGAAGTGAAGAAGCAGAACAACATGAAGGATGAAGAGATCAAAGTcctcagaaataaaatgctaaaaatGGAGAAGGTTTTACCCCTGATAGGGTCTCCAGACAAAGCTCAGTCAACTGTAGCTAATGCTAAGTCTGCGAACTCTGCCAGTGCAGTGGATGTGGATAAGAAGCCCACAGATGAGGCAAAGAGAAGCGAGAACGATGATCTTGCTAAGGAGGAGCGTGTGTCTCAGTTAATGGCAGGTGATCCAGCTTTCAGACGTGGGCGCTTACGCTGGATGAGGCAAGAACAGATTCGATTTAAaaatctgcagcagcaggaaatagCAAAACAGCTTCGTCGACAGAACATGCCTCACCGGTTTATTCCACCTGAAAACCGCAAACCTCGATTTCCTTTCAAAAGCAATCCCAAACACAGGAACTCGTGGAGTCCAGGCACCCACATCATCATCACCGAGGATGAAGTTATTGAGGTTAGAATTCCGAAGGAGGACGACAAGAACAAAGACGaaggcaaagagaaagaaagcaaagctgCTTCTAAAGATCCGCAGCAGCTGTGGAATCTTTACGGGCCGCAGAGGAGCCAGGATAACATCCAGATTAACCGGCAGCAGCTGGGCACGCCGCCGCAGCCcggcagccagcagcagccgcaGCCGCGCTGGAGGAGCAACTCCCTCACCAGCGGCTCGCAGAAGGGGCTGCGGCGCCAGGCCTCGGGCTCCTCCGAGGCGCTGCACTCGCCGGCCGGCCCGCCCGGCGCGGAGCCGCAGGGCTTCCAGCAGAAACGCCACCTGCACCAGCACCGCCAGCCCTACGGCGGCCACGGGGCCgagggcggcggccgcggggccgagggcGGCGGCCCGAAGCAGGCGGAGCGGCCCGGCCAGCACGGCCCGTTCGCGACGCCGCCGCGCATGAGGCGGCAGTTCTCAGCGCCCAACCTGAAGGCGGGCAGGGAGACCGCGGTATGA